From the genome of Phoenix dactylifera cultivar Barhee BC4 chromosome 5, palm_55x_up_171113_PBpolish2nd_filt_p, whole genome shotgun sequence:
TATCATAAACTGGTGGTCTAGTGCTTGTCATCTAAGTGAAAAGTCACTGGTTCAAATTCTGAGTATCACAGTTTAttttagagaactttttattgGACCCGAatccaaaaaaattttaaaatccaaatTTCTGAGTGTTATAGTTTATTTTAGGAATTTTTTTACCAGATatgaatccaaaaatctttaaaaTCCAAATTTCTAAGTGTTACAGTTTGTTTTAGAAAATTTTTTACTGAATCCAAATCCAAAAATTCTTTAAAATCCGATTTAGGATCAGGATCCAGCAAGATTTTCAAGTAGATATCTGAATTCGTATCCAAATCGGATCAAATACCAGAATTTCTATCTAAATCCGATCCGAATCCGATACAAAAATACATAAGATCAGATTTTATCCAACCCATTTTCCACCCTAGGAGCCATATGAATTTAATCAACGAACCTCCCCAAGCACAATATATTAAGAGAGGATTATTATGGTCCTGTCTTGTTATACATAAGATGAACTATTACAATTCTTTAAATGTATGTACAAATTGCAACTAAGTTACAGGCTTACAGCAAAGCGAACTTCATCTTTTTGGGAAACATATTCTGAAAGTTGGCTTTAGAATCCTTTCAAGAACATCCGGAATCAGCATTCAAGATATTTCCGCAGACAAACAAGGTCTGAATATAACTATGACTAAACCATCAAGAGTTGTAGAGTACATGTGCAGGCATGCAAGCATGAGCATACAAATATATGAAGCGTCATTTTTTTCTGAAGACAATGAAAAAGTGAAGATGAGGCAACCAGATAGTGAATCACTGTTCAAGTATAATCAACTGCACTTACGCGCTAAGTGCACCACCACCTTTTGCATGACCGTCCATTTTCGTAACAATTACAGCTCCAACTGCAACACTTTGTTTAAAAGCTTGTGCTTGATCAAATGCAGCTTGGCCAATACTACTGTCCATGACAAATATCACAAGATCGGGTTTCTGAGACAAGAAGCAAGAAAGTTAGTGCACTTCGGCcagcatactataaaatttgAGTGGGTATACTTGGAGGTAATGACAGGTGTACCGTTGCTTCTGAGACTTGACGCATTTCCTCAAAGAGTGCAGCTTCCTGTTTGTGCCGTCCACTTGTATCCACAATAATTAGATCGCAGTTTTCTTTCTTAAATCTTTCCACACCCTCAACAGCAATTTTTACAGGATCTGATTCCGTGTAGCTGTAGAAACAAGTGACCTATCATAGGTAACTCAAACACAAAGTGATGTGACCCCAAGAGTATTATAGCTTTGTTGCAGGACTACTGACCTGATTCCAATTTGAAGCAAAATCATGCAATTGATAGTACTCATATATAATTCAGAAAAACAAGGGGAaagtaaaagaagaagaagaagaagaagaagaagaagaagaaagtttgcATGGTCGAAAGTATGTGCAGTTTATAGTCCAACTACATGTGCCATTTTAACATGATTTGCTCACTGCCACAGAAATAGAAACAAAAGCAGGGCAAAACCATGAGTAGTAAACTTAAAATAAAGTAGTAAACTTTTTCTCATCCATTTGGGGTAGGTTTTATTCCAACTTCGGCCATCAGCCATGTGCTATCAACAAATATTCATGCACAGAAACCATAAACTGTGATATTTTGCCATGACAGTTTTCATCAAATTATAAGATATTTTAAATATACAATTATGGATAGCTTTACAGAGCTCTGAGACActttagttttttaaaaaatggtgAAATTTTATTCTCCATGCATACAGCACTTGTATGGGCCTAATTAGGATCTcagatataatattattttatataggaGAACTGAAGAAGGTCCCGTATCACTGATAAATAAACCGGGACTTCAGCTGATGTACATACTAGGACAAAGGAAAGTAAAGCCCAAAAGCTGATAGCCTCCAGTTATCCAGTTATAATGCTGCTTGGCTAGAGGGTAAAGCATAAGACAACTTGACACAGCAGCTCTTATCTATAGTAATCCAGTCAGAACAAACTGCCAACTCACATGGCATGAGGGAATaagattttgaaaatttcacCACATACCTCCAAGTTTCATATGTCAGACAAACTGTTACATGAGTCACTCCTATCTTCTAGAGAAGATACAACTGTTGATTCATGAAATTACACTTAGCTGAAGATTTATGGAGGTGGTTAATGATGACAGAGTCAAGCATTTGACATAATTTGTACCTTTCTCTGGAAGTTGTAAACTACTTTGCATTCcaaatataacaataattaTAAGAAGGCATCTCAAAATCAAAGCACTTCTAGTTAAATCTTTGATGACAACTAATGATTTTCTGGTCATTTATGTGCATCAAGTACATGCCTACAAAATCTCTTAGATTTGTGCATGGAGAAAAGTAGCAATAGAAATAGCCATAACCAATAAAACTTATGTATATTAGGCTATCAATTCAAGGTCTTTTCAGGGTTGGCAACGGGCGAAAACAGAACAATGCCTGTCAGGCTGCACTTTGGACTGAGATTTGGCAATTTCGTGTTTGTGGCTAATGGCACATGGAGTTTCGAATGTTAGCACCAGTTTCCTTCATCTACTCGAGGAGATCAAACCATTGTTCCCTCCTTCAAGCAAACAACCTCCAACCAACACCAATCTAACCACCATCATTCGGTAATGACAATGCCCACAAAGTTTGCCTCACTGCATGAAAACCCCCTATCCCCATCATCTCCACCTTACTCTCCCAGACACAAACACTATCTTGCCGTGTGAAAACCCCATCCTCCCCATCACCATCAATTCAGCGACATTCCATTCTTTCGTTGCAAATTGCAACATAATCAAGCTAGTTTGAGTCCTAGTCAGGCTCAACCTAGGATTTGGGGCTCTGGGCTAGGCTCAGGCCTGACTTTGTAGAAGTTCTTCATTTAGGCCCAATCTGAAGCCTAGCAGTAGTTTGGGCCTTGGTCATCCAAGGAAAAGCCAACCCAAGCCCAACCCACCTTCAGTCCTCGTATTGTCTACAAGGCTTCGAAAACATTATGAAATTAGCTCTCAATCATGCTAAAGACCTATAAACTAGTACCCAAATTCGTAACCACAGCAACTTTGCATGTAAGAGAGGCTTATCAAGCATAAATAGCCAATAGGTTGTTAGGTAGTTCTACCTTATCGGCACTCAATTCAGGTCATCCTTCGACTCTATATGAAGAGAAAGCACATCAAATGTTAAATAGTCCAGCTGAAAAGCACTGTCAATATCCATCTTGAATAATTAAATATACCAAAAAGCAGGAGCGGTAGCCTAGTAACCATGGTATATCGTACCGACCCGAACCAGACGATACAgagcgtaccgtaccataccggttcggtaccaatACCCAATATGGATGGCGTACCGatactcggtatgccaaaaaaatctCATTCATACCATACCGATACTGTGCTAATGTGGCACCGGAACAAGGTCCAGTACCGAGATAGCGAACCTTGCTAGCAACAAAAGGCTCAATCACTCGGGTGGTAAATTAGACACTAGTGTGTATGACAGCTCAATATTACAACAGAATTAGCAATGCAGCACCTTCTGTCCAAAGCATATAATGAACACAATAAGACTCTAAATTCTCTCTGTCAAGACTGAAAAGCTGAAAGCCCGCTAAGAATTATCTCATTGCATACATGGGACCACACCTCAACGAAAATTGAATTGTTGTTCTTCAAGTTTTCCTTAACAACAGATGTGTTTCTGAAGCAACTACTCGCAATTCCTTtcgagctcgtttggttcgcggaaaaagaaggggggaaagtgtggtcaatgggaaagtaatgagatgcctcttgtttggttggagttttcaaagaagaaagatggaAAAATTGTATTCTCCTGGGAATATGATTTCCATATTTCatagaaaagtctttcccatgagagacatgggaaagttacttttccatgaggcgggaatcactccatttttatttttttctaaaaagatccttcagcattaaagaagcattaaagaggcattaaagacctaatttttattaagggtataataggaattatgggctcgtttggttcgcgggaagcattttctttcctaggaatatgattcctaggaaacaaattcctagaaagaggatatgtaggaaagtacttttggcatgtttggttgaccatggaaaagtaacaaatttccaaagtacttatgtttggttggtcatccactttcctagaaaagttatgtataatttctattatgcccttgataaaaattaggtctttaatgcctctttaatgcttctttaatgttgaagagcctttttggaaaaaagtaaaaatggagtgacttccgtctcatggaaaagtaactttcccatgtttctcatagaaaagacttttccatgaaatgtgagaatcatattcccatggaaatacaacttttctgtctctctccttcgaaaactccaaccaaacaagaggcatctcattactttcccgttgaccacacttttccccccttctttttccgcgaaccaaacgagccctatacataactttcccaggaaagtggatggtcaaccaaacataagcactttggaaatttgtcacttttccatggtcaaccaaacatgccagaagtactttcctaggcatccttttTCTAGAAATCTACTTCCCAGGAattatattcctaggaggaaaaataccTCCTGCAAACCAAACAAGCCCTTCGGTTTAAATTATTATTGCATGAAACTTTTTCTTTTAGCAATTATATGTCCTctgattaatttaaaaattgctTTTACTACATTAGTTCCTatatttctttaatatatgcaatttaaAATTGCAAGTATTCATTATTTTGATTCGCCAACATGAATCAAACATGTATTCAAATGCAACTATATACCAAGATCACACAAAAAAACAATATAAGACGACTCTAACTTGCAAgtattcattattttcttgaCATGTTGAACATTGTACTCAGTAAGGCATTAGAGAACTATCATCAGCATGCAATAAATCCAACCTAATTCTGTCGTTCAACATATAGAGCATATAGCTTGCACATATTACAAATAAAGTAGAATAACTAATACCTTCCATAAAAAGGAATCCTAGCTTTAGTTGCATTTTGCTTTAATTGATCAAAAGCACCAGCTCTGAATGTATCTGCACAAACCAGTGCAGGTTTCCATCCCTTCTTTTGATGATAATATGCATATTTGGTACAAGTTGTGGTCTTTCCAGAACCTGGATACACAATATTGAGAGCAAAGCAAGAAGTGGTGCAATCAGagaaagtgaaaaaataaaacaagaatCAGCAAATAAAGTCAagtttaagaactgaaagtaaCAATCATGGGAAATTaggtttagaaaaaaatatttgcgaAATAAAGAATTATAACCTaactttgtttaatttaaaataataatattcagaatatttatcATGTCACATTTTATTAACAATGAGCACTATAAATGTAGCTTTTGCTTATTAATGTGGTGATGTCTAAATATAGATATTAAAAAGTTTTGCAAGAGATTGAAAATGGTATCTGTATTGAAGAATACAGCGAAAATGCAAACAGACTTCATATAGATAAATCTTATAATATGTAAAAATGGTGATACTTTAAACAAAATGGCATTATTTACAAAAGTCACCTCCTTCTCGGATGAGCATTCACAATGAAGGATATATAGAGCTAAGTAGGCTACACCCTCAAGCCTGTGGAAATTAGGGGACATGATGTTTCAAGCAAGGGGTTTAAAGATTTGAAGAATGATATTGTATGTTGTTTTTATGGGCATTATGGAACAAAGAGAATATAGAAATTATCAAGAATTCAGTTTTCAAAAAGTTGTAGTGCACAATTTTTCTGACATGACCACCAACTTGAGAACTCATGGCCAAAATGTATCATCTTCCTGGCAATCACAGATTCAAAGATTTCGTAAAGAGGAACTCCGGAGGTCTGTCATGTCTTCTACTTTTAGGGTGCCAGCATTTACACCTGATGGGTGCTTaggtattctttttttttttattttgattggaAATTTAAGAAGTTAAGTATAAAATTTTATCTGAAATATTTAGTGGTATAACCACCACTCCACTATAATGATGATGCAGTGTGTCTGGATGATTGCCAAGTAATTTACCTTGCAAACCCACAAACATGATCACACTCGTCTTTCCCTTCTTGGGTGTGAAGGAAGGCTTTCCAGGATCCAACATTTTGCAAAGTTCATTAAAGATAGCCTGAGAAGAAACGACTCTGAAATTTACTACAATATAGCAGGTGAAATGAACATAAAACAAATCATATTCGGAAGCAACAAAGATAAACGGGGATAGCACAATACAAGATACGTAAAATGCCATATTAGCAACAAATCTTCACAGAAAGATAGGTTCACAGAAAGGGTTACTAATGATTTGCTTATTTGTGGAATTGTGAGCTCTTAAACAATATTATAACCTTTAATGGTTCAGGGGAGTATGACAGAAGGAGACATggtaaaaataattattagaagCATGAAGAAGAATGGTCCTATCcgaaaaggagaagaagttAACAGAAATCATTCCCAGTCACAAGTAAAAAATATATCACAGATAAATAAAATGAATCAAAAGAAGAACCAGCTAGCGATGACAGCAGCCAATCAAGATCCACAAAAGCAAGTCCGATCACTACTAAACATAAGTTCCAACTAGACACATCTTAGTGTCTTCAAGAATTCCTTAGTTTTTTCTCCTCCAACCCCAAATCATATAACAAGTGggccaaacaaacaaaaaacttCTCACAAACTAGTGTAATATTATTGAAGCAATCAACCATTTCTCCACATACGCATTCAACAGAAACAAGGTGCTGGATCctggaaaaaaaatcaataattcaTCCTCATAGTAAAATCATAATGAAAGAGCAGATAAAAAAtgtttctttctccttgcatAATCAACAAATACCGCATTAACTTTGTTGCTTAGGTTCCATAGTTATCCACAAAACTCACCAATCAAGTGGTAAATTAAATTCTTGGAGGCTGTTTGGTTGTCTGTGAGGTTTCTTAAGACAAATAATAATAAACATGAAGAATAGGTTATATAAAAAACAAGGAGGCCCTTTTCTCAAAGAAATACTCATTTTCGAGTCTTATGACTTGCCAATTTGTACAAAACTAGCTTTGCAGGAAGTAAACAAGCATGTTTATAAAACTCATTCATTTTATGTTTTATATAAACATGTTTTAGTAAAACCTGACAACTAGTGTTACCTGGAAACTTGGAACAGGTCTCAAGTGTCTAACTATCCCATAGTGTCAGACATCGCAGcctagtgtgtgtgtgtgtgtgtgtgtcttggATTAAGAAGGAGAAACGGGAaaggatagatagagagagagaaagagaaatacTCATTTTCGAGTCTTATGACTTGCCAATTTGTACAAAACTAGCTTTGCAGGAAGTAAACAAGCATGTTTGTAAAACTCATTCATTTTATGTTTTATATAAACATGTTTTAGTAAAATCTGACAACTAGTATTACCTGGAAACTTGGAACAGGTCTCAAGTGTCTAACTATCCCATAGTGTCAGGCATCGCAGcctagtgtgtgtgtgtgtcttggATTAAGAAAGAGAAACAGGAAAGGAGAGACAGAGAGTGAGAAAGAGAAATGCCATCTGACaaacaaaataatgaaataGCCATGACTTTACAAGTTCTTTCAATAGATTtaaggttacttaagctatgTTCAGATACTTAAACTGATAATAACCCAATAACTttacacaatatatatatatataatgatacTAACTACAGTGTCCAGATAACTATGATTTTACTCTATATAAAAGACATGATAACAGCACTTCACTTAAAGTATCCAGCACTTGAGACTAAAAGTCACTCTAGACATACGAAATGTTGGTAGTTTTTTCCAATTACTTCAAAGTGGATTGTCCTGTTGTGTCCAGGTGTCCAGAAGTGCAGATGCTTCCAAAACCCTAAAAAATGAAGTGCTGAAGTAACATAGGCTACAACCAAACAAACCCTAAGACTCCAAGTGAATCATGGAACCA
Proteins encoded in this window:
- the LOC120110903 gene encoding signal recognition particle 54 kDa protein 2-like, translating into MVLAQLGGSISRALQHMSNATIIDEKVLSECLNEISRALLQADVQFKMVRDMQANIKRIVNLDDLAAGHNKRRIIQQAIFNELCKMLDPGKPSFTPKKGKTSVIMFVGLQGSGKTTTCTKYAYYHQKKGWKPALVCADTFRAGAFDQLKQNATKARIPFYGSYTESDPVKIAVEGVERFKKENCDLIIVDTSGRHKQEAALFEEMRQVSEATKPDLVIFVMDSSIGQAAFDQAQAFKQSVAVGAVIVTKMDGHAKGGGALSAVAATKSPVIFIGTGEHIDEFEVFDVKPFVSRLLGMGDWSGFMDKIHEVVPTDQQPELLQKLSEGSFTLRLMYEQFQNILKMGPIGQVQLCYFCLLRSL